Proteins found in one Tsukamurella paurometabola DSM 20162 genomic segment:
- a CDS encoding ferredoxin--NADP reductase has translation MSIHRLLVAKVVAETHDAHSIEFEVPAELADRFTYKPGQFLTVRVPSEQTGSVARCYSLCSAPHDGGPLRVAVKRTADGYASNWLCDNATPGMELDVLVPAGIFTPKSVDTAMLLFAGGSGITPILSILCSVLETGTGSVAMIYANRDAQSVIFASALAELTRKYPDRLVVVHWLESVQGLPSAANLAALAAPYASREVFVCGPGPFMDAVSEAMTSLGKGRREVHIEKFRSLPRNPFEVEPSKEEAEERAALAEAEDLPAEDTPSPADDGGTVTIELDGKTTELAWPAEKKLLDVMLNAGLDAPYSCREGACSACACRIVEGEVELAHNEVLDQDDLDDGLILACQSLRRTQSVHITYE, from the coding sequence GTGAGCATCCACCGACTGCTCGTCGCCAAGGTGGTCGCGGAGACGCACGACGCGCACTCGATCGAGTTCGAGGTGCCCGCCGAGCTGGCGGACCGGTTCACCTACAAGCCCGGCCAGTTCCTCACTGTCCGAGTACCGAGCGAGCAGACCGGGTCGGTAGCCCGGTGCTATTCGCTGTGCAGCGCACCGCACGACGGTGGCCCGTTGCGGGTAGCGGTCAAGCGCACCGCCGACGGTTACGCGTCGAACTGGTTGTGCGATAACGCGACCCCCGGCATGGAGCTGGACGTGCTGGTGCCGGCGGGAATCTTCACGCCGAAGTCCGTCGACACCGCCATGCTGCTTTTCGCCGGCGGCAGCGGTATCACGCCGATCCTGTCGATCCTGTGTAGCGTCCTGGAGACCGGTACCGGCTCGGTGGCCATGATCTACGCCAACCGCGATGCGCAATCGGTGATCTTCGCCTCCGCCCTGGCCGAACTCACCCGGAAGTATCCCGACCGGCTGGTCGTGGTGCACTGGCTCGAATCGGTGCAGGGCCTGCCCAGCGCAGCGAACCTGGCGGCGCTCGCCGCGCCCTACGCCTCGCGCGAGGTGTTCGTGTGCGGCCCCGGGCCCTTCATGGACGCGGTCTCCGAGGCGATGACCTCACTCGGCAAGGGGCGCCGCGAGGTGCACATCGAGAAGTTCCGCTCGCTGCCCCGCAACCCCTTCGAGGTCGAACCGTCGAAGGAGGAGGCCGAGGAGAGAGCCGCACTCGCCGAGGCCGAGGATCTGCCCGCTGAGGACACACCCTCGCCCGCCGACGACGGGGGCACCGTGACCATCGAGCTAGACGGGAAGACCACCGAATTGGCCTGGCCCGCAGAGAAGAAGCTGCTCGACGTGATGCTCAATGCCGGCCTCGACGCTCCATACTCGTGCCGCGAAGGCGCGTGTAGCGCGTGCGCCTGCCGGATCGTCGAGGGCGAGGTGGAGCTCGCGCACAACGAGGTACTCGATCAGGACGACCTCGACGACGGTCTCATCCTGGCGTGCCAATCCCTGCGTCGCACGCAGTCCGTCCACATCACGTACGAGTAG
- a CDS encoding MaoC/PaaZ C-terminal domain-containing protein, translating into MPIDPSVAIGADLGTAEFSWNTSDVLLYQLALGAGADPLSARELRYATEKDTVVLPSFATVAQNFHATEPPKVSFPGIEIDLAKVVHGSQSVTAHRPLPTSGRATARTRIIDVHDKGKAAVIWQETEVVDEAGEPLWTSRSSIFARGEGGFGGDRGPSEKIELPDRAADAIVDVPTIGQQALIYRLCGDRNPLHSDPAFAKAAGFDAPILHGLCTYGIVAKAVTDAVLDGDAAKVGSWSAKFAGIMLPGETLRVRIWRADDRHLVTAESVERGAPVLSDAVFTAR; encoded by the coding sequence ATGCCCATCGATCCGTCCGTCGCGATCGGCGCCGACCTCGGTACCGCCGAGTTCTCATGGAACACCTCCGACGTCCTGCTCTACCAGCTTGCCCTCGGCGCGGGTGCCGACCCGCTCTCCGCCCGCGAACTGCGGTACGCCACCGAGAAGGACACCGTGGTGCTGCCCAGTTTCGCGACCGTCGCACAGAACTTCCACGCCACCGAGCCACCGAAGGTCTCGTTTCCCGGTATCGAGATCGATCTCGCGAAGGTGGTGCACGGCAGCCAGTCCGTCACGGCGCACCGACCGCTGCCCACCAGCGGGCGTGCCACGGCGCGCACCCGGATCATCGATGTGCACGACAAGGGCAAGGCCGCGGTGATCTGGCAGGAGACCGAGGTGGTCGACGAGGCCGGCGAGCCGCTGTGGACCTCCCGATCATCGATATTCGCCCGCGGCGAGGGCGGATTCGGCGGCGATCGCGGGCCGTCCGAGAAGATCGAGCTGCCCGATCGAGCCGCCGATGCGATCGTGGACGTGCCCACGATCGGCCAGCAGGCCCTGATCTACCGGCTATGCGGCGACCGGAATCCGCTGCACTCCGATCCCGCATTCGCGAAGGCCGCCGGCTTCGACGCCCCGATCCTGCACGGTCTGTGCACGTACGGGATCGTCGCGAAGGCCGTGACCGACGCCGTGCTCGACGGCGACGCCGCGAAGGTGGGATCGTGGTCGGCGAAGTTCGCCGGCATCATGCTGCCGGGCGAGACCCTACGCGTGCGGATCTGGCGCGCCGACGACCGACACCTGGTGACCGCGGAATCGGTGGAACGCGGTGCACCGGTGCTCTCCGACGCGGTCTTCACCGCCCGCTAG
- a CDS encoding nuclear transport factor 2 family protein, with product MNEDHPAVRAGRASQAAASGHDKEAWLDLFAEDGVVEDPVGPSGFDPEGKGHHGREEIAAFYDKTIGVAESLEFRFGDGFACGNEVAFTGLIRTSIGGHIIDAEGVFTYKVDDAGKIVALRAFWEVDRAMATARPA from the coding sequence ATGAACGAAGACCATCCCGCCGTCCGCGCCGGCCGCGCCTCCCAGGCCGCGGCCAGTGGTCACGACAAGGAGGCCTGGCTCGACCTGTTCGCCGAGGACGGTGTAGTCGAGGATCCCGTCGGCCCCTCCGGCTTCGATCCGGAGGGCAAGGGGCACCACGGGCGCGAGGAGATAGCGGCGTTCTACGACAAGACGATCGGCGTCGCCGAAAGTTTGGAGTTCCGGTTCGGCGACGGGTTCGCGTGCGGCAACGAGGTCGCCTTCACCGGCCTCATCCGCACGTCGATCGGTGGGCACATCATCGATGCCGAAGGGGTGTTCACGTACAAGGTCGATGATGCCGGGAAGATCGTGGCCCTCCGCGCGTTCTGGGAGGTAGACCGCGCGATGGCCACCGCCCGCCCGGCGTGA
- a CDS encoding TIGR03619 family F420-dependent LLM class oxidoreductase has protein sequence MRFTYAEAMTDPAFYVPLAQAAEEAGYHSMCVADSVAYPEVSDSKYPYTPDGSREFLDGKEFVETFVLAATLAASTTTLRFTPFVLKLPIRPPVLVAKQAASLAAISGNRFSLGVGISPWPEDFEIMGVPFERRGKRMDECIEIVRGLSTGEYFEYHGEFYDIPSIKISPVPSEPLPILVGGHADAALRRAVRLCDGWMHAGGDGEELDRMLARIDELRAEHDKREFEIHVISLDAYSVDGVKRLEDKGVTDVIVGFRLPYQLGPDTEPLQPKIDNLRRYADSVISKF, from the coding sequence ATGCGATTCACCTACGCGGAGGCGATGACCGATCCGGCCTTCTACGTGCCGTTGGCGCAGGCCGCGGAGGAAGCGGGCTATCACAGCATGTGCGTGGCCGACAGCGTGGCCTACCCCGAGGTCTCGGACTCGAAGTATCCGTACACGCCGGACGGCAGCCGGGAGTTCCTCGACGGCAAGGAGTTCGTCGAGACCTTCGTACTCGCGGCCACGCTCGCCGCGTCGACCACCACCCTTCGATTCACGCCGTTCGTGCTCAAACTGCCTATCCGTCCACCGGTGCTGGTCGCGAAACAGGCGGCCTCGCTCGCCGCTATCAGTGGCAACAGGTTTTCGCTCGGGGTGGGGATCAGTCCGTGGCCCGAGGATTTCGAGATCATGGGGGTCCCGTTCGAGCGCCGCGGTAAGCGGATGGATGAGTGCATCGAGATCGTGCGCGGCCTCTCGACCGGGGAGTACTTCGAGTACCACGGGGAGTTCTATGACATCCCGTCGATCAAGATCTCGCCGGTTCCGTCGGAGCCGCTGCCGATCCTGGTGGGCGGGCATGCCGACGCGGCCCTGCGACGGGCGGTGCGGCTGTGCGACGGCTGGATGCACGCGGGTGGCGACGGGGAGGAGCTCGACCGCATGCTGGCCCGGATCGACGAGTTGCGCGCCGAACATGACAAGAGGGAGTTCGAGATCCATGTGATCTCGCTGGATGCCTACTCCGTCGACGGCGTCAAACGGCTGGAGGACAAAGGCGTGACCGACGTGATCGTCGGCTTCCGCTTGCCCTATCAGCTGGGCCCCGATACGGAGCCGTTGCAGCCGAAGATCGACAACCTGCGCCGCTACGCCGATTCCGTGATCAGCAAGTTCTAG
- a CDS encoding acyl-CoA dehydrogenase family protein, translating into MADHDDAVGTAGEGRFIALTHEQRALQAELRDYFSTLMSSDERTAMLVQRHGEVFRNVVRRMGLDGRLGVGWPTEYGGRGFGPIEQYLFVNEATRADVQLPSVTLQTVGPTLQAFGTEEQKAKFLPKILSGEVHFAIGYTEPEAGTDLASLRTTAVRDGDHYVVNGQKIFTTGGHDADYVWLAVRTDPDAPKHKGISILILDTSDPGYTWTPIITADGAHHVNATYYNDVRVPAEMLVGVENEGWKLITTQLNHERVMLGPSGRIGSLYDRVADWATEHGVDTDPDVAAALAQVRAAELVNELLNWQVAAAEAGGPVDVADASATKVFGSDRIQALTALLEDVVGTHGDPGEAATGELLHWLDVQAKRNLVLTFGGGVNEIQRELIALMGLQLPRVPR; encoded by the coding sequence ATCGCCGACCACGACGATGCCGTCGGCACCGCCGGAGAGGGCCGCTTCATCGCGCTCACGCACGAGCAGCGAGCCCTGCAGGCCGAGCTGCGCGACTACTTCTCCACCCTGATGAGTTCGGACGAGCGCACCGCGATGCTGGTGCAGCGGCACGGCGAGGTGTTCCGGAACGTGGTGCGCCGCATGGGCCTCGATGGGCGGCTGGGTGTGGGCTGGCCCACCGAGTACGGCGGGCGCGGTTTCGGCCCGATCGAGCAGTATCTCTTCGTCAACGAGGCCACCCGCGCCGACGTCCAGCTGCCCTCGGTCACACTGCAGACCGTGGGCCCCACCCTGCAAGCCTTCGGCACCGAAGAACAGAAGGCGAAGTTCCTCCCCAAAATCCTCTCGGGCGAAGTACATTTCGCGATCGGCTACACCGAGCCGGAGGCGGGCACCGATCTCGCGTCGCTGCGCACGACGGCGGTCCGCGACGGCGACCACTACGTGGTGAACGGCCAGAAGATCTTCACCACCGGCGGCCACGACGCCGACTACGTGTGGCTCGCTGTGCGCACGGACCCGGATGCACCCAAGCACAAGGGCATCTCGATCCTCATCCTGGACACCTCCGATCCGGGGTACACCTGGACCCCGATCATCACCGCCGATGGCGCGCATCACGTGAACGCCACCTACTACAACGACGTCCGCGTCCCCGCCGAAATGCTGGTGGGGGTCGAGAACGAGGGCTGGAAGCTGATCACCACCCAGCTCAATCACGAGCGGGTGATGCTCGGACCATCGGGCCGGATCGGGTCGTTGTACGACCGCGTGGCCGACTGGGCCACCGAACACGGCGTCGACACCGACCCCGATGTGGCCGCCGCGCTCGCGCAGGTGCGTGCCGCCGAGCTCGTCAACGAGCTGCTGAACTGGCAGGTGGCCGCCGCCGAGGCCGGTGGCCCCGTGGATGTGGCGGACGCCTCCGCCACCAAGGTATTCGGCTCCGACCGCATTCAGGCCCTCACCGCACTACTCGAGGATGTGGTCGGCACGCACGGCGATCCCGGGGAGGCGGCCACCGGCGAGTTGCTGCACTGGCTCGACGTGCAGGCGAAACGGAATCTGGTGCTCACCTTCGGCGGTGGCGTCAACGAGATCCAGCGCGAGCTCATCGCCCTCATGGGACTGCAACTTCCGCGGGTGCCGCGATGA
- a CDS encoding bifunctional MaoC family dehydratase N-terminal/OB-fold nucleic acid binding domain-containing protein yields the protein MSTTEQVLAAAERIRALGESAPRPGRDPVNQPMINNWTEAIGDTNPLYSDPEFAMRSRFGGSVAPPAMAQVWSMNGLHGTRADDDPLGLMTAALDDAGYTSVVATNSNQTYHRHLRLGEEVTASSRLEDVVGPKQTALGEGWFFTTRTLWRVGDEVVAEMVFRLLKFRPPSAEPPEIPASGPSGRIVDASGYAGGVLRPVISRDTAFYWEGAKLGELRIQRWGTTLRHPPGPMDPGGDLAATPDYAVSPGTGTVFSFVVHHHPKVPGKRLPFVVALVELDEGVRVLGELIDVDPAAVRIGLPVKAVFLKVDDDLTLPAWEVA from the coding sequence ATGAGCACCACGGAGCAGGTTCTTGCTGCCGCAGAAAGGATCCGGGCGCTCGGCGAATCGGCGCCGCGCCCCGGCCGCGATCCCGTGAACCAACCGATGATCAATAACTGGACCGAGGCCATCGGCGATACCAATCCGCTGTATTCGGACCCGGAGTTCGCCATGCGCTCGCGGTTCGGCGGCTCCGTGGCCCCGCCTGCGATGGCACAGGTGTGGTCGATGAACGGCCTGCACGGCACCCGCGCGGACGACGATCCTCTCGGCCTCATGACCGCCGCGCTGGACGACGCGGGATACACCTCCGTGGTGGCCACCAACTCGAACCAGACCTACCACCGGCACCTGCGGCTGGGGGAGGAGGTGACCGCATCGTCGCGGCTCGAGGACGTGGTGGGCCCCAAGCAGACCGCGCTCGGCGAAGGCTGGTTCTTCACCACCCGCACGCTGTGGCGCGTGGGCGATGAGGTGGTGGCCGAGATGGTGTTCCGGCTGCTCAAGTTCCGGCCCCCCTCCGCCGAGCCGCCCGAGATTCCCGCATCGGGTCCCAGCGGCCGGATCGTCGACGCTTCCGGCTACGCCGGCGGTGTACTGCGCCCGGTGATCTCCCGCGATACCGCCTTCTACTGGGAGGGTGCGAAGCTCGGCGAACTCAGGATCCAACGCTGGGGCACGACGCTGCGCCACCCGCCGGGCCCCATGGACCCGGGCGGCGATCTCGCCGCGACCCCGGACTATGCGGTCTCCCCCGGTACCGGCACCGTGTTCAGCTTCGTGGTGCATCACCACCCGAAGGTGCCCGGCAAGCGCCTGCCCTTCGTGGTGGCGCTCGTGGAACTCGACGAGGGCGTGCGCGTGCTCGGCGAGCTGATCGACGTGGACCCCGCCGCCGTCCGCATCGGCCTGCCCGTGAAGGCTGTCTTCCTCAAAGTCGACGACGATCTGACCCTGCCCGCCTGGGAGGTGGCATGA
- a CDS encoding MaoC family dehydratase produces the protein MSYPQTLRLCEVTVGTALPPLTIDASPTFVTSTAIATRDFQDVHHDRDAAHARGSKDIFVNILTDNGLVQRYMTDWAGPEAFVCAIDIRLGVPCYAYDTLTFSGTVTEIDGDRVIVAVTAKDSLGDHITGTATVVLPG, from the coding sequence ATGAGCTATCCGCAGACCCTGCGCCTGTGCGAGGTGACGGTGGGAACCGCGCTCCCCCCGTTGACGATCGACGCCTCCCCCACGTTCGTGACGAGCACGGCCATCGCGACCCGCGACTTCCAGGACGTGCATCACGACCGGGACGCCGCGCACGCGCGCGGCAGCAAGGACATCTTCGTGAACATCCTCACCGACAACGGGCTGGTCCAGCGGTACATGACCGATTGGGCGGGCCCGGAGGCGTTCGTGTGCGCTATCGACATCCGGCTCGGCGTGCCCTGCTACGCCTACGACACGCTCACCTTCTCCGGCACCGTCACCGAGATCGACGGCGATCGAGTGATCGTAGCCGTGACCGCGAAAGACAGTCTGGGCGACCACATCACCGGCACGGCCACCGTGGTGCTGCCGGGATGA
- a CDS encoding lipid-transfer protein codes for MSALSGKAAIAGIGATEFSKDSGRSELRLAVECVRAALDDAGLTPQDVDGLVTFTMDTNSEIAVARELRIPELKFFSRINFGGGAAAATVQQAAMAVATGVADVVVAYRAFNERSGHRFGQVSNAAAQQVNTNGIDNAFHYPAGIATPAATVAMAARRYMHDYGATSEDFGRVAVLDRARAATNPKAWFHGKPITLDDHQASKYVAEPLHLLDCCQESDGGVALVITSAERARDLKQTPAVIAAAAQGSGPDQYVMTSYYRDALTGLPEMGVVGGQLWSQSGMTPTDMDLAVLYDHFTPYVLMQLEELGFCGRGEAASFLASGACELEGRLPLNPHGGQLGEAYIHGMNGIAEAVRQLRGTAANQVPGASRAVVTAGTGVPTSGLVLSKV; via the coding sequence ATGAGCGCGCTGAGCGGTAAGGCCGCGATCGCCGGTATCGGCGCCACCGAGTTCTCCAAGGACTCCGGCCGCAGCGAACTGCGCCTCGCCGTCGAGTGCGTCCGTGCGGCGCTGGACGACGCCGGGCTCACGCCACAGGACGTCGACGGCCTGGTGACCTTCACCATGGACACCAACTCGGAGATCGCCGTGGCCCGCGAGCTGCGGATTCCCGAGCTGAAGTTCTTCAGCCGCATCAACTTCGGCGGCGGTGCCGCGGCGGCCACGGTGCAGCAGGCGGCCATGGCCGTGGCCACCGGCGTGGCCGATGTGGTGGTGGCCTACCGCGCCTTCAACGAGCGGTCCGGGCACCGGTTCGGGCAGGTCTCGAATGCCGCGGCGCAGCAGGTGAACACCAATGGCATCGACAACGCCTTCCACTACCCCGCCGGGATCGCGACGCCCGCAGCCACCGTGGCCATGGCAGCCCGGCGATACATGCATGACTACGGTGCCACCAGTGAGGATTTCGGCCGCGTCGCCGTGCTCGACCGCGCGCGGGCGGCCACCAACCCGAAGGCGTGGTTCCACGGCAAACCGATCACCTTGGACGATCATCAGGCGTCCAAGTACGTCGCCGAGCCCCTGCACCTGCTGGACTGCTGCCAGGAGTCGGACGGCGGTGTGGCGCTGGTGATCACCAGCGCCGAACGCGCCCGTGACCTGAAGCAGACGCCCGCTGTGATCGCTGCGGCGGCGCAGGGCAGCGGCCCCGATCAGTACGTGATGACCAGCTACTACCGCGACGCCCTCACCGGGCTGCCGGAGATGGGGGTCGTCGGTGGACAGCTCTGGTCGCAGTCGGGAATGACACCGACGGACATGGACCTCGCGGTGCTCTACGACCACTTCACTCCGTACGTGTTGATGCAGCTCGAAGAGCTCGGCTTCTGCGGGCGTGGCGAGGCAGCGTCGTTCCTCGCCTCCGGTGCTTGCGAGCTGGAAGGGCGACTACCGCTCAACCCGCACGGCGGGCAGCTGGGCGAGGCCTACATCCACGGCATGAACGGCATCGCCGAAGCGGTGCGCCAATTGCGCGGCACCGCGGCGAACCAGGTGCCGGGCGCGTCGCGAGCCGTGGTGACCGCGGGCACCGGAGTTCCGACCAGCGGATTGGTGCTGAGTAAGGTCTGA
- a CDS encoding PaaI family thioesterase yields MTEAESERVDLRSEIPRVKPATPPAAFGEFVENMRRLQDLAVSVDAPDDVYAAAREKTAELVELLSPFEAREGKGPANRSLELPGRGSLLMPPWKVEKFDQEPVVSRGVLRRYHLGGGGVAHGGVLPLIFDDNFGMVVYAAKRPISRTAYLHVNYRKVTPLNVPLVIEGTVDRVDGRKTFITARLTEEDGTLLADGEGLMVQLLPGQP; encoded by the coding sequence ATGACTGAGGCCGAATCGGAAAGAGTGGACCTGCGGAGCGAGATTCCACGGGTCAAGCCGGCCACGCCGCCGGCGGCCTTCGGGGAGTTCGTGGAGAACATGCGGCGGCTGCAGGACCTGGCCGTGAGCGTCGACGCCCCCGACGACGTGTACGCGGCGGCGCGGGAGAAGACCGCCGAGCTGGTGGAGTTGCTCAGCCCGTTCGAGGCGCGCGAGGGTAAGGGGCCGGCGAACCGCTCCCTGGAACTGCCCGGCCGCGGCAGCCTGTTGATGCCGCCGTGGAAGGTGGAGAAGTTCGATCAGGAGCCCGTGGTCTCGCGCGGCGTGCTGCGGCGCTACCACCTGGGCGGCGGCGGGGTGGCGCACGGCGGGGTGCTCCCCCTGATCTTCGACGACAATTTCGGGATGGTGGTCTACGCCGCCAAACGCCCGATCAGCCGCACCGCGTACTTGCACGTGAACTATCGCAAGGTGACGCCGCTCAACGTGCCACTGGTGATCGAGGGCACGGTGGATCGCGTGGACGGTCGCAAGACCTTCATCACCGCCCGGCTCACCGAGGAGGACGGCACCCTGCTCGCCGACGGCGAGGGCCTGATGGTGCAGTTGCTCCCCGGTCAGCCCTGA
- a CDS encoding SgcJ/EcaC family oxidoreductase has translation MADNAFDREFPEILGDGAPADRAAIIEFVAEVLEAQRIGSVPRVRTLFRDDAVWTTAHGRRLHGRAAIDGFLARTVRGSMQRGGAQYRVERILFVRPDVAAVSVRVRALGSDGAPLPGAPDSAPLYVLSKDDGAWRIVAAQSTAVFDDPAARQSRAG, from the coding sequence ATGGCTGACAACGCATTCGACCGTGAATTCCCGGAGATCCTCGGCGACGGCGCACCCGCCGATCGTGCCGCGATCATCGAGTTCGTGGCCGAGGTGCTCGAGGCGCAGCGCATCGGCAGTGTTCCGCGCGTGCGCACGCTGTTCCGCGACGATGCGGTTTGGACCACCGCGCACGGCCGTCGTCTGCATGGTCGAGCCGCCATCGACGGCTTCCTCGCACGCACCGTGCGCGGCTCGATGCAGCGGGGCGGTGCGCAGTATCGGGTCGAGCGCATCCTGTTCGTCCGTCCCGATGTGGCTGCGGTCAGCGTGCGGGTGCGAGCCCTCGGGTCCGACGGTGCGCCGCTGCCCGGCGCACCCGATTCCGCACCCCTCTACGTGCTGTCCAAGGACGACGGTGCCTGGCGCATCGTCGCCGCCCAGTCCACGGCCGTCTTCGACGATCCCGCTGCGCGGCAGTCGCGCGCCGGGTAG
- a CDS encoding SPFH domain-containing protein, with protein sequence MTDIVQPEDTQVAISERPAWHAGAGAAVAAFLAIIALLAGAAGLVLLAINQSSPGYVVGTVILVIAAALLASMIMMVSPGHTLVVQLFGKYVGTVRPAGLGLVLPLTSRRQVSVRVHNFETAELKVNDSTGNPVNIAAIIVWQVADTARATFAVEDYEEFIISQAESALRHVTTSHPYDADDAVAGATSLRGSTDQVAGELAEQVAARVELAGLEILEARISSLAYAPEIAQAMLQRQQASALLAAREKIVEGAVGLVENALTRLEDNGIVELDDERRAAMVSNLLVVLCSDSRTTPVVNTGSLYS encoded by the coding sequence ATGACCGACATAGTTCAACCCGAGGACACCCAGGTGGCCATCTCCGAACGACCGGCATGGCACGCCGGCGCCGGGGCTGCGGTCGCGGCTTTTCTCGCGATCATCGCGCTCCTCGCCGGTGCCGCGGGACTCGTCCTCCTCGCGATCAACCAGTCGAGCCCCGGCTACGTGGTGGGTACCGTGATCCTGGTGATCGCGGCGGCGCTGCTGGCCAGCATGATCATGATGGTCTCGCCCGGTCACACGCTGGTGGTACAACTCTTCGGCAAGTACGTGGGCACGGTGCGGCCCGCGGGCCTCGGCCTCGTGTTACCACTGACCTCGCGGCGCCAGGTGTCGGTGCGCGTGCACAACTTCGAGACCGCCGAACTCAAAGTGAACGACTCCACCGGCAATCCGGTCAATATCGCCGCGATCATCGTGTGGCAGGTGGCCGACACCGCTCGCGCCACCTTCGCCGTCGAGGACTACGAGGAGTTCATCATCTCGCAGGCCGAATCGGCGCTGCGGCACGTGACCACGAGCCACCCCTACGACGCCGACGATGCCGTGGCCGGCGCCACCAGCTTGCGCGGGTCGACCGATCAGGTGGCCGGTGAACTCGCCGAACAGGTCGCAGCGCGAGTGGAACTGGCGGGTCTGGAAATCCTGGAGGCACGCATCTCCTCACTCGCGTACGCACCGGAGATCGCGCAGGCGATGCTGCAACGCCAGCAGGCCTCAGCCCTGCTCGCAGCCCGCGAGAAGATCGTCGAGGGTGCCGTCGGCCTCGTGGAGAACGCACTCACCCGGCTCGAGGACAACGGCATCGTCGAGCTGGATGACGAGCGGCGTGCCGCGATGGTCTCGAACCTCCTGGTGGTGCTGTGCTCGGACAGCCGCACCACACCGGTCGTGAACACGGGCAGCCTGTACAGCTAG
- a CDS encoding iron-siderophore ABC transporter substrate-binding protein: MKIPMARIAIAAVTVGLVTACGSGPSTTTGSSSSSAPGGFPRTVDHAMGTTGIPAQPRRIAALDASFVDATLMLDTAVVAFTEYNTLGGTLPDYLGKSRENYGSDAVSVGKLASPSVEQVVATKPDLIVSAKVRHEKIYPQLSQVAPTVFSETTGPTWKANIRMLAKALGKESLADQRIGEYETQARTVGDAVKAKAGANTTISVVRFVDGPTRLYANKSFSGIVLQDAGLARPAAQNVDSFTVEISPEQIPLADGSKIFLSINGDKGLDSQSSFTQNPLWTPLAPKSVEVKDSEWMSAVSVQGAYRILSDIAKAFDVPGPVIPAWIGG, translated from the coding sequence ATGAAGATCCCCATGGCGCGCATCGCGATCGCCGCCGTCACCGTCGGCCTCGTGACCGCCTGCGGAAGCGGCCCGTCGACGACGACCGGCTCCAGCAGTTCGTCCGCGCCGGGCGGATTCCCGCGCACCGTCGACCACGCGATGGGCACCACCGGGATTCCCGCACAGCCACGACGGATCGCCGCACTCGACGCCTCGTTCGTGGACGCGACTCTCATGCTGGACACCGCGGTGGTCGCGTTCACCGAGTACAACACCCTCGGGGGCACACTCCCCGACTACCTGGGGAAATCGCGAGAGAATTACGGCTCCGACGCGGTCAGCGTGGGCAAGCTCGCCTCGCCGTCGGTCGAGCAGGTGGTGGCCACCAAGCCCGATCTCATCGTGAGCGCGAAGGTGCGGCACGAGAAGATCTACCCGCAGTTGAGCCAGGTGGCTCCGACCGTCTTCAGCGAGACCACCGGGCCCACATGGAAGGCCAACATCCGGATGCTCGCCAAAGCACTGGGCAAGGAATCGTTGGCCGATCAGCGGATCGGCGAGTACGAGACGCAGGCGCGCACGGTCGGCGACGCAGTGAAGGCCAAAGCCGGTGCGAACACCACGATCTCCGTGGTCCGATTCGTGGACGGCCCCACGCGACTGTACGCAAACAAGTCGTTCTCCGGCATCGTGCTCCAGGACGCCGGCCTCGCCCGCCCCGCCGCGCAGAACGTGGACTCCTTCACCGTGGAGATCAGCCCCGAACAGATTCCCCTGGCCGATGGCAGCAAGATCTTCCTGAGCATCAACGGCGACAAGGGACTCGACTCGCAGTCCTCCTTCACCCAGAACCCCCTGTGGACACCACTCGCGCCGAAGAGCGTGGAGGTCAAGGACTCCGAGTGGATGAGTGCGGTGAGCGTGCAGGGCGCGTACCGCATCCTCTCCGACATCGCGAAAGCCTTCGACGTGCCCGGACCGGTGATTCCCGCCTGGATCGGCGGCTGA
- a CDS encoding DinB family protein gives MTQPTIERAAIDAALRAQFDVFVDEHRARLASTLDGLSEAEARVALVPSRTTLLGLVKHAVFVEKVWFDSALSGRTRAEIGIPETPDESFILEEADTVESVLADHAAACAASRAAVAGLALDHTFPGHRLGPLPLHWVYLHLLREYAQHLGHADILREQVLAKRRA, from the coding sequence ATGACTCAGCCCACTATCGAACGCGCGGCGATCGACGCAGCGCTGCGCGCGCAGTTCGACGTATTCGTCGATGAGCATCGGGCGCGGCTCGCCTCGACGCTCGACGGCTTGTCCGAGGCAGAAGCGCGGGTTGCGCTGGTGCCCTCGCGCACCACATTGCTGGGTCTCGTCAAGCACGCGGTCTTCGTCGAGAAGGTGTGGTTCGACTCGGCACTGTCCGGCCGCACACGGGCGGAGATCGGCATCCCGGAGACCCCGGACGAGTCCTTCATCCTCGAAGAGGCGGACACCGTCGAGTCGGTCCTCGCCGACCATGCCGCTGCGTGCGCCGCATCCCGCGCCGCCGTCGCGGGGCTCGCGCTCGATCACACCTTCCCCGGCCACCGCCTCGGGCCGTTGCCCCTGCACTGGGTGTACTTGCACCTGCTGCGGGAGTACGCGCAGCACCTCGGCCACGCCGACATCCTGCGCGAGCAGGTTTTGGCGAAGCGCCGCGCCTGA